The Bos mutus isolate GX-2022 unplaced genomic scaffold, NWIPB_WYAK_1.1 CTG419, whole genome shotgun sequence genome window below encodes:
- the LOC138987010 gene encoding ankyrin repeat domain-containing protein 26-like — MKNEKTRSSDTQPHVGPRAESKKGISPFGSSINPVRESSHRINFQPGNCIRNEDLGKIHKAASIGKVAKVLQVLLLGKNGLNDRDKMNRTELHLACANGRSAVVTLLLERKCLLSLCDNEKRTALMKAIECQEEECATLLLEHGADPNVMDVCGNTALRYAVFCQNLSLAAKLLSYDAYIEARNKDDLTPLLLAIHERRGQMVEVLVKKEANIHRLIR; from the exons GAGTAAGAAGGGCATTTCACCCTTTGGCTCCTCCATCAACCCGGTGAGAGAGAGCAGTCATAGAATCAACTTCCAGCCCGGGAACTGCATCCGAAACGAGGACCTTGGAAAGATCCACAAAGCTGCCAGTATAGGCAAAGTAGCCAAAGTGCTGCAGGTTCTGTTGCTCGGAAAGAATGGCCTGAACGACAGGGACAAGATGAACAG GACTGAGCTCCACTTGGCCTGTGCCAATGGCCGTTCAGCAGTGGTAACTCTCCTCCTGGAGAGAAAATGCCTGCTTAGCCTCTGTGACAATGAAAAGAGGACAGCGCTGATGAAG GCCATAGAATGCCAAGAGGAGGAGTGTGCGACTCTTCTGCTGGAGCATGGTGCTGACCCAAATGTCATGGATGTCTGTGGCAACACCGCTCTCCGCTACGCTGTCTTTTGCCAGAATCTATCACTCGCAGCAAAGCTGCTTTCCTATGACGCCTATATAGAAGCCAGGAACAAG GATGATCTGACACCACTGTTACTTGCTATACATGAAAGAAGAGGGCAAATGGTGGAGGTTTTAGTGAAGAAAGAAGCAAATATACATCGGTTGATAAGATGA